One segment of Armatimonadota bacterium DNA contains the following:
- a CDS encoding DevR family CRISPR-associated autoregulator: MTEQDLFSMQEGQASHDTEGVEGIPLPSEQQTQSQSTPDANQQGVFEIAILARVTWNLHSLNNEGSIGNVTEPRTVMLWDGTKTDGVSGEMMKHIHAYWTWLQAKTKNLALCPACRTFQPQRADAARQELNQNDNAQAMGTAITRCVLCDLHGFLVQRPTIHRQSTVEFGWIVGVPGKFYRDIHVHARHAVAERGVADKTEEGGEEEEAQQQATDEAKGTEVAAQMLYHRPTRSGVYALVTLFQPWRIGLNEVNYTYVLAADEQKRRFKVALTAYEWALKRPDGAMTTTRFPHILGIEGIVLISRQPVPVPMLSPLKEDYRKKVKGLKGVEARKEDCREKVKGLAEKEVEAREFDDLDGLVNILAELKEEAPFRMSFQETPSTGESGSAGEATGRRGGRSRRAGGAPGGSEVAKEPTGTETAEE, from the coding sequence ATGACAGAACAAGACCTGTTTTCGATGCAGGAAGGACAGGCGTCCCATGATACAGAGGGCGTCGAGGGGATACCTCTGCCATCTGAACAGCAAACCCAGTCTCAAAGCACACCTGATGCCAATCAACAAGGTGTCTTTGAGATTGCTATTCTGGCACGTGTCACATGGAACCTCCATTCGCTGAACAACGAGGGTTCCATTGGCAACGTAACGGAACCTCGGACCGTTATGCTCTGGGATGGCACTAAGACCGACGGCGTCAGCGGCGAGATGATGAAGCACATCCACGCCTACTGGACGTGGCTACAGGCAAAGACCAAGAATCTTGCGCTCTGTCCCGCATGCCGGACTTTCCAACCGCAACGAGCTGACGCTGCTCGTCAAGAACTTAACCAAAATGATAATGCTCAGGCAATGGGGACTGCCATTACGCGCTGCGTCTTGTGTGATTTGCATGGCTTTCTGGTGCAACGTCCCACGATTCACCGCCAATCAACTGTGGAGTTTGGTTGGATCGTAGGAGTGCCTGGGAAGTTCTACCGAGATATTCACGTTCATGCACGGCATGCTGTGGCCGAGCGTGGGGTTGCAGATAAAACTGAGGAAGGCGGCGAGGAAGAAGAAGCCCAGCAGCAGGCTACAGATGAGGCTAAGGGAACCGAAGTTGCAGCCCAGATGCTTTACCACCGTCCTACCCGCTCTGGCGTTTATGCTTTGGTCACGCTGTTCCAGCCCTGGCGCATCGGGCTCAACGAAGTGAACTACACTTATGTCCTTGCCGCTGATGAGCAGAAGCGCCGGTTCAAGGTGGCTCTTACCGCCTATGAGTGGGCTCTGAAACGGCCGGATGGCGCAATGACTACGACGCGCTTTCCGCATATTTTGGGCATAGAGGGAATCGTGCTGATTTCACGGCAGCCTGTTCCGGTGCCTATGCTCAGCCCATTGAAAGAAGATTACCGGAAAAAGGTGAAGGGACTGAAGGGGGTAGAAGCTCGGAAAGAAGATTGCCGGGAAAAGGTGAAGGGACTGGCTGAAAAGGAGGTAGAAGCTCGAGAGTTTGACGACCTGGATGGGCTCGTGAATATCCTCGCCGAACTTAAAGAAGAAGCTCCATTCCGAATGTCTTTCCAAGAAACGCCGTCAACTGGTGAGTCGGGTTCTGCCGGAGAAGCCACCGGACGGCGGGGCGGTCGAAGTCGGCGGGCAGGAGGAGCACCTGGGGGCTCTGAGGTAGCCAAAGAGCCCACAGGGACCGAGACTGCGGAAGAGTGA